The Lolium rigidum isolate FL_2022 chromosome 1, APGP_CSIRO_Lrig_0.1, whole genome shotgun sequence region ctttgtgaaatgcaaaagtataaggatgtagatggtgacattataaaattaaaattgtttcctttctccttaagaggaagagctaaagattggttgctatctttgcctaagaatagtattgattcatggactaaatgtaaagatgctttcattggtagatattatcctccgctaaaattatatctttgagaagtagcataatgaattttaagcaattggataatgaacatgttgctcaagcatgggagagaatgaaatctttggtaaagaattgccctacccatggactaactacttggatgatcatccaaaccttttgtgcaggattgaattttcttcgcggaacctattggattcagttgctggaggtacttttatgtccattactttgggggcggcaacaaagcttcttgataatatgatgatcaattactctgaatggcacactgaaagggctccacaaggtaagaaggtaagttactgttgaagaaacctcctccttgagtgataagattgatgctattatgtctatgcttgtgaatggtagatctaatgttgatcctaataatgttcctttagcttcattggttgcccaagaagaacatgttgatgtgaacttcattaaaagtaataatttcaacaacaacgcttataggaataattatggtaacaactataggccatatccttctgctaatggtaatggttatggtaattcttatgggaattcttacaacaataataggagtgtaccccctggtcttgaagccatgcttaaagaatttattagtacacaaactgcttttaacaaatctattgaagaaaagcttgataaaattgatgttcttgcttctaaggttgatagtcttgcctctgatgttgatcttttaaaattgaaagttatgcctaatgaatataaagatattaagtcattttctatagcaaacgccatccaagttcgaattaatgagaatattagattgatggctgaattgcatgctaggtgggaaagagaagaaaacgaaaaactagctaaagagaataatatagctaaagtttggactattaccaccactagtaatgttgNNNNNNNNNNNNNNNNNNNNNNNNNNNNNNNNNNNNNNNNNNNNNNNNNNNNNNNNNNNNNNNNNNNNNNNNNNNNNNNNNNNNNNNNNNNNNNNNNNNNCCTGgtggcctcccttgctgccggtgAAGGCCGTGGTAGCGGCGGGCTTGGCACCTTCGGTGCTAGGGTTGCAGATTGTGACGGTGGTAGTTTTGCAGCTACAAGGTTTTGATCACCATAGTGgaatcttttatttttatttttcttcttgttTTCGTAATAGGGTTGCGTGCATCCATAATTTCTTTAGGACATTTaattgttgcagagactgggtgtaattggtatcttcacacaattgatatattctctttatcggaaAAAATCAGATCAAGATTCAATGTTTAGGACCGTCGATCGAGAAGTATGAAACTTCCTAGATGTGGATACCGTTCAAGTTTCAAATATATTTGTGCAAAAAATTAAACAATTTTGTAGTATAACGACAAAAACTTTAAAACACAGCTTCTATTCACAACTTATTCAATTATCCGACAACGATTTTCAAAACCTTACACTTTTAGCTTGTGGTTCGCCCAGGCTCAAAAATATTCCTGGCTCCACCACTGGTTGCACCGATGCCTCGCGTCACGTACCTACTCGTGCCTCCTGCATCACTTGTGagtcggcccaggggcccaccgactACGACATTGATGAGGAAGACGAGATGCACTGGACGCAATCCTCGCCGATGATGGGGAAGAGAAATAACTTTAGGGAAGAGGGTCTCGCCGGCCGTACTTAGAGCATCTTCGTACGTGTCTCCAAAACGACATCTGACAAAAGCATCCAATCAGTCGTTTGGGGACGCCTCCAAACGCGGCTTTCAAATAAAAAATCAAGTGTAAAATTTGTGTCGACGTCCCTGATAGAGCCCCGATGTACAGGGGACGGGCTGAGCGCCCCCAAACAATATTTGGAGCTCCCCTCTCGGTCGTGCGTCTTTAGGGCATATGACTAGGGGAGGTTTTCTATATGGTGTCGCCCCAATTCCTTCTGGGACCTCCTTTAGGGACGCgaccggagatgctcttaagtGTGATGGCGGGGGTCTAACCTCGCCGAGCTTATGATTAGGGGTGATGGCGGGGGTCGCTCGCCAACCTTAGGGGTGAGAGTGTCCGATCGGACTTAGGTTTAGGGGCGAGGGTGGCCGATCGGACTTGGGGTTAGGGGCGGGGGTGGGGGTCTTCCCCGACGAGGTCTTAGGGTTTCAAGTGTGGGAGGGTTCGCCAGAATGGAAGGCCAAGGGCGGTGGTGGACCGATGGTAGGGCAGGGGGTAGGCGGATCAATGTGGGCGGGGTGACAGGGCGGCGCTCGCTCCACTTGGCACCGTGCCACGGTGGCGTTAGCAGACAGTTTGGCTAGCGTCGGAGGCGAGAAAGAAGAGGAACTCCAGGAGGAAGAAAAGGGTGGGCCAACCCACGATGCCCTTGGACGTGGGCGGTGTCTCCTTTCAGCGGTGCAACACGCGGTGTACACGAGCACCCAAAATCCCAGCCCATTCATCAATCACCAGCCCGGAACCTAGAGTGGGCCTTGAAGTTTCATAGCAGGTTGAACACGCAACCGTGGGGCCACACAGCCCAGAAGCGTTGGGCTTGGGCGATCCCCACTCCTGGGCCCTGGCGTGCGACCGGCACGAGCCTCGACCCGACCGCATCCCCACACACACCACAAGCCGCTTCCCACTGCTCCGAGAGCTACTCCTCTCCTCCGAGAAACAAAGCCAACGCCCAAATCGCCTAcacgctcccacctccccctccaCGACCCAACCAAACCCTACCTCGGCCATGGCGCTGCTCCCGCGCACGGCGTGCCTGGCCCTGCTCTCCGCGCCGAGGTCCTActccgccgccgcgtccgccgcgggCGCCCCGCCGACCGCGCCGGCGCCGTACGCGGGCGTGCCCCCGCCGGCGGCGGGCTCCAAGGCGGCCGAGTTCGTCGTCTCCAAGGTCGACGACCTCATGAACTGGGCGCGCCGCGGATCGATCTGGCCCATGACCTTCGGCCTCGCCTGCTGCGCCGTCGAGATGATGCACGCCGGAGCCGCGCGCTACGACTTCGACCGATTCGGGGTCATCTTCCGCCCGTCCCCGCGGCAGTCCGACTGCATGATCGTCGCCGGCACGCTCACCAACAAGATGGCGCCAGCACTACGCAAGTCGGTACCCAATTTTTCTCTCCTCTCTTGCTGCTCCTTAGATTCGCATGCGCCTGGCCGATTTGACTCCTGGCGAGCCTGCTTAGATCTCGGAAGGGATCTAATTAAGAAACCAATTGAATTCAATAGACGTTTTGTAGGGATCTTCCAACCGAAATAGACCTCTAAATGTTTGTCTACGCGCTAATAGTGTAAGAATTTCTTGTTCCCCATTTTTGAGTTCAATTTGAAGACCTGCCAAAAAAATGAATACCAGTTCGTACTAGCTGGTATTTGGTTTAAATACCTGCCAGAAACGACACCAATTCCTGATATTTTCATGTATGGTTTGCAAAAATGGAACGTTGTGGAGCATCCATAGTGCTAAATACTGTCGAGCAGTCATATCACTTAAACTAGAACCCTGCGAGAACACCATTATCTAAGTATTTCGCTGTGTGGCTGAAGAGATTTCATAAGATAAATTGGTTTCAGCTTTAGATTGGGCCAATCCCATGGCTAGGTCTTAGGCTCTTAGAGTGCCAGTTTCTCAACTGTACAAATGAAGAAGGATTTTTACTTTAACTAGAAGCCTGTAACGAACACCATAATTTAAACTATCTTCCATGTATGGCTGAAGAGATGTCATAAGATAGGTTATTTTCAGCTTTAGATTTAGCCAATCACATGGCTATGCAGTGAAGAAGGATTTTCACTTAAACTAGAAGCCTGTTACCAACACCATAATATTGAATTATCTTCCCTGTATGCCTGAACAGTTTTCGTAAGATAAATTGTTTTCACCTTTAGAATTAGCAAATCACATAGCTATGTCTAAGGCTCTTTAGACTACCAGTTACTCAACTGTACAATTGAAGAAGGATATTACTGCTGTGTTAGATACAGCATGCACCTAGGTTAGTTAGTCCTGCTAAGTTTCAATCTCCTATTTCTGCAGTTCTCTTAATAACGATAATAATGTTCTATATCTCCACACAGTAGTAGAAAAACCTAGAAAACATGCGCATATCAGAGGACTTTATTAAGCCCAAAGACTGGAAGTTGAACAGAATTCAATTCTTGTCGCTTTTTTGCAGCTCATTGATGCTGTTTTGTGACACCTTGAGAATTACTTCCTCTGATTCACATTGTATATatatgtagtttaggacattgcCAGTCTTCAAAGTAAGTAAGTAACAATTTGACCATAACTTCTCAGAAAACATGCTTGCTTCAAACAAAAGAAATTATATAGTATTATTCAATATATTTCATGCTAATCTAGTCAATTTGATATTATTCATGTTGGTAATTTTGATAGAAATTTATGGCCAAACATAATAAGTATTTGACTGGCATAAATGCTAAAGCTGCTTATATTAGTAATCACATGGAGTATATTGTTGTGAACTTGTGATATGTCTTGGTCTACATGGTAATAACTGTAAGTGCACTGGTTGGTTTATCCTCAAGGAATAAGACTGCTCTATAATGATGTGTTGTAGGCTTTTAGGCTGCTTCATACTTGTGTCCATTCTCTCTTTCAGAGACGTGTTTGTACTTCATAAAAATTCATGGAGGTCTTATTGTACCAGTTTATACTCGGATATGATTTGCTTTAATGTCATTCAGTC contains the following coding sequences:
- the LOC124667877 gene encoding NADH-quinone oxidoreductase subunit B 1-like, translated to MALLPRTACLALLSAPRSYSAAASAAGAPPTAPAPYAGVPPPAAGSKAAEFVVSKVDDLMNWARRGSIWPMTFGLACCAVEMMHAGAARYDFDRFGVIFRPSPRQSDCMIVAGTLTNKMAPALRKVYDQMPEPRWVISMGSCANGGGYYHYSYSVVRGCDRIVPVDIYVPGCPPTAEALLYGVLQLQKKINRRKDFLHWWTK